Proteins encoded by one window of Lepeophtheirus salmonis chromosome 10, UVic_Lsal_1.4, whole genome shotgun sequence:
- the LOC121125233 gene encoding uncharacterized protein produces the protein MKVAIIALALFAAAVSATSPPAPYAPAPVYPDTPPTYQYQYAVADDYAGLNFGANEGRDGYATSGEYSVALPDGRIQTVKYTVSDAQSGFVADVTYSGEAKYEPYKPAPSPPAYRPAPPAYKPAPPPPPAYKPAK, from the exons ATGAAG GTCGCCATTATTGCCCTTGCTCTTTTCGCTGCTGCAGTCTCTGCTACCAGCCCTCCTGCTCCCTATGCACCAGCTCCCGTCTACCCAGACACACCTCCCACCTACCAATACCAATACGCTGTAGCTGATGACTACGCTGGGCTTAACTTTGGAGCCAACGAGGGACGTGATGGCTATGCCACATCTGGAGAATACTCCGTTGCTCTTCCTGATGGTCGTATCCAAACCGTCAAATACACCGTCTCCGATGCTCAATCCGGATTTGTTGCTGATGTAACCTACTCTGGTGAGGCTAAATACGAGCCCTACAAGCCTGCTCCTTCTCCACCAGCCTACAGACCCGCTCCTCCAGCTTACAAGCCAGCTCCTCCCCCACCACCAGCATACAAACCAGCCAAGTAA